The following nucleotide sequence is from Gemmatimonadaceae bacterium.
ATGATGCCCGCTCCGGATCGCAACGCGTTCGTCGCGCGTACGGTGGATTGGATCAATCGCACGCTCGTTCCCGAGGGTGTCACGGTAGATGCCGACACACCGCTGTTCGCGAATGGGCTGATCAACTCCATTCGCATTCTCGAGATCATCGCCTGGACCGAGCGCGCAACCGGCCGGCGCATTCCCGACGCGGCAATCCGGATGGACAATTTCCGCACGGTGCGACGCATCGCCGACGTCTTCTGCGCGACGGAAGACAC
It contains:
- a CDS encoding acyl carrier protein, whose translation is MMPAPDRNAFVARTVDWINRTLVPEGVTVDADTPLFANGLINSIRILEIIAWTERATGRRIPDAAIRMDNFRTVRRIADVFCATEDTGGSDVAA